In Elusimicrobiota bacterium, one genomic interval encodes:
- a CDS encoding metalloregulator ArsR/SmtB family transcription factor — MKATQPDRMFKAFADETRLRILHLLTHGELCVCDLLKTLRLPQSKVSRHLAYLRRAGLVRDRKEGLWKHYSLCEPQNAFHRGILGCLRGCSEEVKVLGRDRVNLQKWWKVKRNR; from the coding sequence ATGAAAGCCACCCAACCGGATCGGATGTTTAAGGCGTTTGCCGATGAGACGCGGCTTCGGATTCTCCATCTGCTGACGCATGGCGAACTTTGCGTCTGCGACCTCCTGAAAACTCTCCGCCTTCCCCAATCAAAAGTATCCCGCCATCTGGCTTATCTTCGCCGGGCTGGTCTGGTTCGAGACCGGAAGGAAGGGCTCTGGAAACACTATTCCTTGTGCGAACCGCAAAACGCATTCCATCGGGGGATTTTGGGCTGCCTGCGTGGCTGCTCCGAAGAAGTTAAGGTGCTAGGACGCGATAGGGTGAATCTCCAGAAGTGGTGGAAAGTGAAAAGAAATCGATGA
- a CDS encoding transposase: protein MPRQPRLNLPGLFYHVMVRGIERRRIFRCPADYLDFLRRLGDGLSKTGCRCFAWALMPNHLHLLLLSGVRGLVSLMHPLLTGYAVNFNTKYRRVGHLFQNRYKAIICEEDPYFLELVRYIGLQPVRAGFLHTPEELARYPWTSHPAIIGETADSWLEVDEVLSRFGSERLQARAAYQRFILDGWDQGYRNDLEGGGLLRSVGGISGALALRRSGQQQMADVRILGSGSFVEGILHQSETLKQTSQAMTQQWSLEELQQAIAEWTGVKTDELTSGDRRRTVAAARALFIFAAREWLGMTGAALGRQLGLSSGSLSKAFGRGRDLAQERQLLIHIKRKKGSNVPYSNVPYSNTAPVSALVTKRA from the coding sequence GTGCCTCGTCAACCGCGCCTGAACCTCCCCGGCCTGTTTTATCACGTCATGGTCCGGGGCATTGAACGTCGCAGGATTTTCCGGTGTCCCGCTGATTATCTGGATTTCCTTCGACGCCTCGGTGACGGCCTGTCCAAGACCGGCTGCCGTTGCTTTGCCTGGGCGCTTATGCCCAATCATCTGCACCTGCTGCTCTTAAGCGGTGTTCGAGGCTTGGTCTCGTTGATGCATCCCCTGCTCACCGGATATGCCGTCAACTTTAACACCAAATATCGCCGTGTCGGCCATCTCTTCCAGAACCGCTACAAGGCCATCATCTGCGAAGAGGACCCTTACTTCCTTGAATTGGTCCGCTATATCGGGCTCCAACCCGTGCGTGCCGGTTTTCTTCATACCCCGGAAGAACTAGCGCGCTACCCTTGGACCAGTCACCCAGCGATCATCGGCGAGACTGCGGATTCCTGGTTAGAAGTGGATGAGGTTCTGAGCCGGTTTGGATCGGAGCGGCTGCAGGCCAGAGCCGCCTATCAGCGCTTTATATTGGACGGCTGGGACCAAGGCTATCGAAACGATCTGGAAGGAGGCGGGCTTCTGCGCAGCGTGGGTGGGATCTCCGGTGCTCTGGCCCTGAGGCGCTCGGGCCAACAACAGATGGCGGATGTCCGAATCCTGGGCAGTGGCTCTTTCGTCGAAGGGATTCTGCATCAGTCCGAGACTCTGAAGCAAACGAGTCAGGCGATGACGCAACAATGGTCTCTGGAGGAGCTTCAACAGGCCATCGCCGAATGGACCGGCGTCAAGACGGATGAGTTGACTTCCGGGGATCGCCGGCGCACTGTCGCAGCAGCCAGAGCTCTCTTTATTTTTGCCGCCCGGGAATGGTTGGGGATGACAGGAGCTGCCCTGGGACGTCAGCTCGGTCTATCCAGCGGAAGCCTGTCGAAGGCTTTTGGACGCGGACGAGACCTAGCTCAAGAACGGCAACTTCTAATCCATATCAAAAGGAAGAAAGGAAGCAACGTCCCCTACTCCAACGTCCCCTACTCCAATACGGCGCCGGTGTCGGCGCTGGTCACAAAACGCGCATAG
- the ilvD gene encoding dihydroxy-acid dehydratase, which produces MLPAASLMKAAGVIGSIADRKKPFVTVVNSYTTHIPGHAHLEKLGHLVERELKSLGYNVWYCNVGGAVDDGIAMGHFGMKYSLPSRELITDQIETVIGAHPCDGWIGIGNCDKIVPGMYNAMVRLNIPAVYVSGGPMLAGGGNTDLITVFEGVGKQSVGKMSEQELSALAERACPGCGSCAGMFTANSMNCLGEAIGLALPGNGTIPAEQRVNGQMVPNPEREALLRRAAHALKRCIDLKLRPRDIVTLAALDNAFILDMAMGGSTNTVLHTMALAHEAGVRYDLRRLSALAKRTPCICKVSPSRPDVHLQDVHAAGGIAAILKEAAKSRAGLKTDCPTVTGQLGDMLDQAPAPDGNVIRTVANPFSQTGGLAVLFGNITPRGAVVKAAGVAPDMMQFEGPANIFESQEDARDGVLSGKVKNGDVVVIRYEGPRGGPGMQEMLSPTSAIVGAGLRVALITDGRFSGGTRGLCIGHVSPEAAAGGPIAILKKGDRIRIDTVKGKLDVLLSSAEIAKRLKALKPFKPRVERGWLGRYARFVTSADTGAVLE; this is translated from the coding sequence ATGCTGCCGGCTGCCTCATTGATGAAGGCGGCGGGTGTTATTGGTTCGATAGCGGACCGCAAAAAGCCGTTCGTGACGGTTGTCAACTCTTACACCACCCATATCCCCGGGCACGCCCATCTGGAAAAGTTGGGGCATCTTGTTGAGCGGGAGCTCAAAAGCCTGGGCTACAACGTCTGGTACTGCAACGTCGGCGGGGCCGTCGATGACGGCATCGCCATGGGGCATTTCGGGATGAAGTACTCGCTTCCGAGCCGTGAGCTCATCACCGACCAGATTGAAACCGTGATCGGCGCCCACCCGTGCGACGGCTGGATCGGCATCGGCAACTGCGACAAGATCGTGCCGGGGATGTACAACGCGATGGTACGCCTCAACATCCCGGCGGTGTATGTCTCCGGCGGCCCGATGCTTGCCGGGGGCGGCAACACCGATCTCATTACCGTTTTTGAAGGGGTCGGAAAGCAGTCCGTCGGCAAAATGTCCGAGCAGGAACTCTCCGCCTTGGCGGAGCGGGCATGCCCCGGCTGCGGCTCCTGCGCCGGGATGTTTACGGCCAACTCGATGAATTGTCTGGGCGAAGCGATCGGGCTGGCGCTTCCGGGCAACGGCACGATTCCGGCTGAACAGCGGGTGAACGGACAGATGGTTCCGAATCCGGAGAGGGAAGCGCTTCTTCGCCGGGCGGCGCACGCGCTCAAACGGTGCATCGATCTGAAGCTCCGGCCGCGGGATATCGTGACGCTGGCGGCTCTGGATAACGCGTTCATTCTGGATATGGCGATGGGCGGTTCCACCAATACCGTTCTGCATACGATGGCGCTGGCCCATGAGGCCGGGGTGCGTTATGACCTGCGCCGTCTCAGTGCGCTGGCTAAACGCACGCCGTGCATCTGCAAGGTGAGTCCTTCCCGGCCCGATGTCCATCTCCAGGACGTCCATGCCGCAGGAGGAATTGCTGCGATTTTAAAAGAAGCGGCAAAATCCAGGGCCGGGCTGAAGACCGATTGCCCTACCGTGACGGGGCAGCTGGGCGACATGTTGGATCAAGCGCCGGCGCCGGATGGCAACGTTATCCGGACGGTGGCCAATCCCTTCAGTCAGACCGGCGGGCTTGCCGTTCTGTTCGGGAACATCACTCCCCGCGGGGCGGTTGTGAAAGCCGCTGGTGTGGCGCCGGACATGATGCAATTTGAAGGACCGGCGAACATCTTTGAATCCCAGGAAGACGCGCGGGACGGCGTGTTGAGCGGCAAGGTCAAGAACGGCGACGTCGTCGTGATTCGCTACGAAGGACCACGCGGCGGGCCCGGGATGCAGGAGATGCTGAGCCCGACCTCCGCCATTGTCGGCGCGGGTCTTCGGGTGGCGCTGATTACGGATGGCCGGTTCTCCGGCGGCACACGAGGACTTTGTATCGGGCACGTCTCCCCTGAGGCGGCGGCTGGCGGGCCGATCGCTATTCTGAAGAAAGGCGACCGGATCCGGATCGATACCGTTAAGGGAAAGCTGGATGTTTTGCTTTCTTCGGCGGAGATCGCTAAACGTTTGAAGGCGCTTAAACCCTTTAAGCCTCGCGTGGAGCGCGGCTGGCTGGGACGCTATGCGCGTTTTGTGACCAGCGCCGACACCGGCGCCGTATTGGAGTAG